CGCAGAAGCTGCTGCGCATCGGGCTGTCCAGCCACCCCTTCAGCGACGCCCACCTGGCGCTGACCAGCGCCGCCCTGCTCAAGGACGGGGACGTGGCGGTCGCGATCAGCTGCAGCGGGGAGACGCCGGACGTGCTCGTGCCCGCCCGCACCGCCTCCGAGGCGGGGGCGATGGTCGTCGGGATCACCAACAACCCGCGGTCGTCGCTGGCCGAGCTGGCCGATCACACGCTGGTGTCGGCGGGACGCGAGACCGCCTTCCGGCCGGGGGCGCTGGCTAGCCGGATCAGCCAGCTGCTGATCGTGGACTGCATCTTCGTGGGGCTGGCGCAGCGGACGTACGACACGGCGGACGCCGCCATCCGCGCCACCCGCGACGCCACCGACCGCTACCGCGCCCGCTGACCCTCCCACCAGGGCTTCCCGTCCACCCGGAAGAGCCGTCCCCCTCGCACGCCACCCAGCCCCCACCCGAAGACTGACCCCCCGTTCGGCCACCTGAGGACGGGCAGCCGACGGGACGGCCGCTCCCGCCCTCGCCCGAAGACGGACACCCCTTCCGCCACCTGAGGACGGGCAGCCAGCCGAACGGCCGCTCCCACCTCCGCCCGAAGACGGACACCCCTTCTCCGCCACCTGAGGACGAGCAGCCAGCGGAACGGCCGCTCCCACCCCCGCCTGAAGACAGGCAGCCGGAGGGGACGGCCCCCTCCCCCGACCTGAGGACGGGCAGCCGAAGGGACGACCACCCCTGCCGTCTGAAGAGCGGCAGCCGGCCCTCTTCCTGCCTGAGGGCGGGCAGCGGGATGCGGCGGCCACTCCCTCGCGCGCCCGCCCTGGCGCGGTCCGGGGTGGGGACAAGGAGGCGAGGTGGCCCCGATCCGGGCGGCCGTCGCCAACAGCGCCGGCCGCAGTTCCCGCCCCGCCCGCGCGAGGCTCGTCCAGTACGTCTACCGGCAGACCCAGCGGGCCCGGGGGCACGGGGGGACGGGGTCCCGGGGCACGGGGTCCCGGGGGACGGGGTCCCGAAGTCCCGGGGGACGGGGTCCCGGGGGGCGGGGGGACGGGGGCGCGGGGAGCGGCCGACGGCCCGTCCTGGCCGGCGGATCCGCGCGCCCGTGCTGAGCGGCGCCCCGTTGCGGACCGGTTTACCGCGCGGCGTCCAGGACGGCCTTCTCGGCGGCCTCGACGACGTTGGACAGCAGCAGCGCGCGGGTCATCGGCCCGACTCCGCCCGGGTTGGGCGTGAGGAACCCGGCGACCTCCTCGACGTCCGGCGCCACGTCACCGGCGATCTTGCCGTCGACCCGGGAGACCCCGACGTCGAGCACGGCCGCGCCCGGCTTGACCATGTCGGCCTTGATCAGCTCGGGCACCCCGGCCGCCGCCACGACGATGTCGGCCCGGCGGGTGTGCGCGGCGAGGTCGTGGGTGCCGGTGTGGCAGAGGGTGACGGTGGCGTTCTCGCTGCGGCGGGTCAGCAGGAGGCCCAGCGAGCGGCCCACGGTGATGCCGCGGCCCACCACGACGACCTCCGCGCCCTTGATCGGGACGCCGTACTCCTGCAGCAGCAGCACGATGCCGTGCGGGGTGCACGGGAGCGGGGCCTCGACCATGTGGACGAGACGGCCGAGGTTGACCGGGTGGAGGCCGTCGGCGTCCTTGGCCGGGTCCATGCGCTCCAGCAGGGCCATCGTGTCGAGCTGCTTCGGGAGGGGGAGCTGGACGATGTAGCCGGTGCACTCGGGGGAGGCGTTCAGCTCGTCGATGGCCGACTCGACCTCGGCCTGGGTGGCGGTGGCCGGCAGGTCGACGCGGATGGAGGCGATGCCCACCTCGGCACAGTCGCGGTGCTTGCCCGCCACATAGATCTGGCTGCCGGGGTCGTCGCCGACCAGGATGGTGCCGAGGCCCGGCGTGACGCCGCGTTCCTTGAGCGCGGCCACCCGTGCCGTGAGGTCTGCCTTGATCTTGGCGGCGGTCGCCTTGCCGTCGAGTTTCACTGCGCTCATGCGGCAATCCTTCCATGCCGGCTCCCGCCCCGGGCACATCCGCTCCCCTCGACGCCCGCGCCCTGATCCTTCCGCGGCCCTTGCGCGGCCTTGCGCGGCCCTTGCGCGGCCTTGCGCGGCCCTTCCGCCGGGCCGGGAACCGCTTCTCCTCCTTCTCGAAGCGCTCCCGGCCGGTTATCCACAGATCGCAGGCAGTCGCATCGCGTTGTCCACAGGCGGGGGATGACATCGTTGTCATGCCTTCGCCGAGGGCCTAGTGTTACGGGCGCCGCCACCCGGAGGTCCACGCTCCACCCGGAGGTCCCCCTTGCCTTCCCGCCGCCTGCTGTCCGCCGAGTCGACCGACCTGTTCGTGGGCTCACCGGAGACTCCTCGCCAGGTCCTGCGCGTCACCCTCGCCGCCCAGGCCGGCCGCGAGGCCCGCCTTGAGCTGCGCGGCGACGGCGTCCGCCTGGCCGCCGAGCCGGTCGCCGTCCCCGCCGACGCCGCCGGCGTCCTGGAGGTGCCGCTGGAGGTCGCCGTCCCGCCCGGCACGGCCGTTCCCTGCCTGCTCACACTGAGCGGCGACGACGGCGACGGCGACGGCGGCGCGGAGCCCGAGTCCCTGGAGGTCACGGTCACGGCCGAGGAGCCGGGCTGGACCATGCACCTGATCTCCCACTTCCACTACGACCCCGTGTGGTGGAACACCCAGGCCGCCTACACCGGCCCGTGGGAGCTGCTGTCCGCCGACGCCACCACCCGCCCGCTCTGGGAGCACAACGCGTTCGCGCTGGTGGAGGCGCACATCGAGCTGGCCCTGCGCGACCCCGACTACCGCTTCGTGCTGGCCGAGGTCGACTATCTCAAGCCGTTCTTCGACACCCGTCCCGAGCGCCGCGCCGACCTTCGCGCCCTGCTGGCCGAGGGCCGCGCCGAGCTGGTCGGCGGCACCTACAACGAGCCCAACACCAACCTCACCGGCGCCGAGACCACGATCCGCAACCTCGTCCTCGGCATCGGCTACCAGCGCGACATCCTGGGCGGCGACCCGCGCACCGCCTGGCAGCTCGACGTGTTCGGGCACGACCCGCAGTTCCCCGGCCAGCTCGCGGCGGCCGGGCTGACCGGCAGCGCGTGGGCGCGCGGCCCGTTCCACCAATGGGGGCCGATCAGCAAGAACTTCCGGGAGGCGAAGAAGGACGCCGCCCTCATGCAGTTCCCGAGCGAGTTCGAGTGGATCTCGCCGTCCGGCCGGGGCGTGCTCACCCACTACATGCCCGCCCACTACTCGGCGGGCTGGTGGATGGACTCCGCGCCCACCCTCGAGGACGCCTGCCAGGCGGTCTACGACCTCTACCGCGCGCTGCGGCCGGTGGCCGCGACCAAGCACGTCCTGCTGCCGGTCGGCACCGACTACACCCCGCCCAACAAGTGGGTGACCGACGTGCACCGCGCCTGGGCCGCCCGCTATGTCTGGCCCAGGTTCGTCTGCGCCACGCCCCGCGACTTCCTGGACGCCGTGCGCGCCGAGCTGACCCACCTCAGCCCGCAGACCCGCGACATGAACCCGGTCTACACCGGCAAGGACGTCTCCTACATCGACACCAAGCAGGCCCAGCGGGCGGCCGAGGTGGCCGCGCTCGACGCCGAGCGGCTGTCGGCGCTCGCGGCGGCGCTCGGCCTCGGCCGCTACCCGCACACCGCCCTCGACAAGGTGTGGCGGCAGCTCGCCTACGGGGCGCACCACGACGCGATCACCGGGTCCGAGTCCGACCAGGTCTACATCGACCTGCTGACGGGGTGGCGGGAGGCGTACGACCTGGCCGCGGCGGCCCGCGACGCCGCCCTCGACGCCCTCACCGGCCGGATCGGGCTGCGGGAGCCGAGCGTCGTGGTGACCAACACCTTGTCGTTCGCCCGTGACGGCCTGGTGCGGGTGTCCCTGCCGCCGGGGCACACGGTGGCCGATCCGGTGACGGGGGCCGAGCCGCCCGCCGTCGCCGAGCACGGCACGCTGACCTTCCTGGCGCGGGACGTCCCGTCGCTGGGCTGGCGGGCGTACGCGGTGGTCGAGGGCTCGCCCGCCGGCTGGCGTCCCGCGCGGTCCTCGGGCGACACCGTCGTCCGCAACGAACGCTGGAGCGTGACGGCCGACCCGGCCCGCGGCGGCGCCCTGACCTCGATCCTCGACCGGGTCACCGGCCGCGAGCTGCTCACCGGCCTGGGCAACGAGCTGCGCCTCTACCACGAATATCCGACACATCCCGACATGGGGGAGGGCCCTTGGCACCTCATCCCCACCGGCGAGGTCACCGGCTCCGGCGACGGGGCCGCGGTGGCCGTACGCGCCGAGGAGAGCCCGCTCGGCAGCCGCCTCGTCGTCACCGGCCAGGTCGGCGAGGTCGCCTACGAGCAGGTCGTCACCCTGCTCGCCGGCTCCGACCGCATCGAGTTCACCACCCGCGTCCTCGACCACACGGGCGCCGACCGGCTGCTGCGGGTGCGGTTCCCGGCCCGGGTGGAGGGCGCGCTGCCGGTGTCGGACGTGTCGGGCGCGGTGGTGGGCCGCGGCTTCGCGCTGCCCGACGTCGACGCGGCCGAGCACCCGTGGACGCTCGACAACCCGGCCAACACCTGGTTCGGCCTGTCCGCCACGGCCAAGGTCGACCTGGGTGAGGCAGGGGCGCGGGCGCTCGGCGTGGCCGAGGTCGTGGTGCCCGCACCCGCCGACGCGCCGGGGGCCCGCGACCTGGTGGTGGCCCTGGCGCGGGCGGGCGTGACGGCGACGACGTCCGCTGCCGCCGGCACCCGGTACGGCTGGCTGGACGTCGACTCCAACCTGCCCGACGTGCGCATCGTCCTGGGCGGCCCCGACACCAACCCGCTGGCCGCCGAACTCCTCGCCGCGGCCGACCCGGTCTACCTCGACGCGCTCAAGTCCGGGGCGTCCCGCGTCTGGGTCCCGGCCGAGCGGCCGCTCACCGAGGTCTGGCGGCCCAGCGCCGACCTGCGCGACCTGCGTGCCCTGCCCGCCCTGATCGTCGCCGGCCCGGTCGAGGACCTGGTGGCCGACCTCGCCGACGCCACGATCGAGGCCGTGTGCCCGCTGGGCGCCGAACACCTCGACCCGCGCACGGTGGCCCTCCTCGCCTACGGCCTGCCCGGCTTCGCCGTGGACCCGTCGGGGGCGCTGCACCTGTCGCTGATGCGGTCCTGCACCGGCTGGCCCTCGGGCATCTGGCTCGACCCGCCGCGCCGCACCGCGCCCGACGGCTCCGGCTTCCAGCTCCAGCACTGGACGCACGAGTTCTCGTACGCGCTGGTGGCGGGCGACGGCGACTGGCGCGCCCTGCACCTGCCCGCCCAGGCTCAGGAGCACATCACCCCCCTGCTCCCCCGTCTCCTCCCGCCGCAGCCCGGCCCCTTCCCCGCCACCCACTCCCTCCTGACGATCGCTCCAGCGCGCGACGTCCTCCTGAACACCCTCAAGGCCACCGGCAACCCGCACGCCCACGGCCGCACCGCCCCCACGGCCCCGCCCTCCGGCCTCACCCTCCGCCTGACCGAGTCCACGGGCCTCGGCACCCGCGTCGAGCTCGACTCCCCCGTCCTCCCCCTCACTTCTCTCACCCACGCCGACCTGCTCGAACACCCCCGATCCCCCGCGGACGACCTGACCCTGACCGGCTTCGAGATCGCCACCTACCTGACCCCCGCCCCACCCCCCGACCCGACCGCCCTCGACCTGCTGCCGGAACTCGGCACCACGGTCGAGCAGGCCCAGCCCGTCTACAGCCGCTACTGGCTGCACAACAAGGGCCCGGCCCCTCTCGGCTACCTGCCGATCTCCGTCACGCTCACCCCTGGCCTCGTCCCCGACCCCGCCGAGCCGTTCGAGGTGGAGGTGGTCGTCTCCTCCCACCTGACCGCCGACGCCCACGAGGGCGTGGTGGACGTCCGCGTCCCGGACGGCTGGACCGCCGTCCCGTCCCAGCGCCCGTTCCGCCTCGCCCCCTGCGGCCATGTCCGCTTCCCGGTCACCGTCACGCCGCCGCCGTCCCCCGCCACCGGTCTGCACTTCGTCGCCGCCCGGACCACCGCCGGCGGCCAGACCATCGAGGACGTCACCACCGTCGCGATCGGCGCGAACCTCCCCGAACTCCCCGTTCCGGGGCCGCCGCCCGCCACGGGCATCGCCGTCCGCGGCACCACCGCCGGCGAGGCACGCCCCACGGGCCTGTCCGTCACCCTTCCCGCGGACAGCCTGCGCCTGCGACCCGGCGATCGCACCGCCCTCACCCTCCGGCTGCGCAACTCCACCGCCGACGAGATCCGCGGCGAGGCCCAGCTCGCCTCGCCCTGGGGCACCTGGTCCCTCCTCCCACAGGTCGTGCAGGGCTTCACGGTGGCGTCCGGCGAGGCCGTCGAGGTGTCGTTCCCGGTCGAGGTCCCGGAGGACGCACCGGCCGGTCACGCCTGGGCCCTGGCCAAGGTCATGTGGTTCGGCCGCTGCCAGTACACCCCGGCGGTCCGTCTGGAGGTGACCCGATGACCTCCCACCGCACCACCACCGGCCCGCACCCTTCCGCGGCCGGCGACCGCACCCGCGCAGGCGCGGCCTTCGCGCCCGGTCTCGGCCCGGTGATCGGCTGGGTCGACGGCCGGCCCGTCCCGTACGCGCTTCTTGAGCAGCGCGTCGCCGGCCTCCGGAAGGGCCCGCTCAGCGCCGCCCTGCCCAGACCCGGCACCGCCGAGGCCCGCCAGCTGGCCAGGTGGCAGACCCAGGTCATCCTCACGGAAGTCCTCTGCGAGACGACCGCCAAGGCCCTGGGCCTGTCCCCCGTCGACGGTCCGCCGCTGGACCGCCTGGCGGCCGTCGAGCTGGGCTCGATCAACGCCGCCGCCTACAACGGCAGCCCGTGGGTGCGGGCCCTGTTCGAGCACCTCGCCGCGGAAGCCACCATCCCCGCGGAGTGGCGGCCCCGCCAGTCGTCCCGCCCCAGCACAGCCACCCACTTCGTCCGTCACCGCCTGTTCCCCGACCGGACGTCCGCCGCCCGCGCGACCCTCCACGACCTCGCTCCCCTCGGCGACGTGGACCTCGCCTCACTCCCGACCGCGCTGGCCGAGGCGATCGCCCACCACCCCGAAGGCGCCCTCATCGGCCCCGTCCAGGACGCCCTGGGCTGGCACGTGGCCGCCGCCACCCGAAGCCGCCAACCCCGTTCCCCACGCACCACCGAGTCGCCCCCGGCCACCCACCCCTCAGCTCAAGAAAAAGAAGGAGAAGCCGCCCAGCCGATGTCGAACCGACCACAGCGACCACATGCCGCTGCTCGACCCTCGCCCACCGACCTTCTGCAGGCCGCGCGCAGGCGGACGTTCGCCCGCCGGCTCGACGAGCTGCGTGCCGCGAAGCTCGACCTCGTGCCCGGACTGGAACACCCTGGCGACCCCCGTCAGCCCGACAACCACCACAAACACTGATGAACCACGTACTCGCCATCGACATCGGAGGGACCAAGCTCGCCGCCGCCCTGGTGGACGAGGAAGGGTCCGCGTCGCGCTCCGGCACCCGGCCCACGCCGCGTACGGACGTCATGGCCGCCCTGGCGTCGCTCATCGAGGAGGTGACCGACGGCGGGCCGCCCGCGCAGGCCGTCGGCATCGGCTGCGCCGGGCCGCTCGACCTGGCCACCGGCACCGTGAGCCCGGTCAACATGCCGAGCTGGCGCGGCTTCCCGGTGCGCGACGAGGTGCAGAAGCTGACCGAGCTGCCCACCGTGCTGGCGGGCGACGCGCAGTGCTTCGCGCTCGGCGAGCACTGGCTCGGAGCGGGACGCGGCAGCACGTCGTTGCTCGGGATCGTCGTCTCGACCGGGATCGGCGGCGGCCTGGTGATCGACGGCGCCCCGCTCCTCGGACCCACCGGAAACGCCGGTCATGTCGGGCACATGAGCATCGACGTGAACGGCGAACGCTGCACCTGCGGCGGACGCGGCTGCGTCGAGCACTACGCCAGCGGCCCCAACCTCACGCGCTGGGCACTGGAGAACGGCTGGTCCCCGGCCGCCGGAGCGGACAAGGCGGACGCCCGCCTGCTCGCCGAGGCCGCCGCCGCCGGCGAGCCGGTGGCGGTGGCGGCGTTCGAACGCGGTGGCCGGGCCCTGGCCGGGATGATCGCCTCCACGGTGGCGGCGGTCGAGGTCACCACGGTGGTCGTGGGGGGAGGTGTGTCGGCGGCGGGCAAGGTGTTGTTCGAGCCGCTGGCGAGGGCGCTCGACGACATCGCGGGGTTCGCCTTCGTCCGGGCGGTTGAGATCAAGCAGAGCACCCTCGGCGTCCGCGCCTCCCTGGCAGGAGCGGCCAACCTGGCCTGGCAAGCCACCACCGCCTGACGGCAGGCTCCCGCCCCGGCACAACGCCGGCCGCCCCGAACCCGGGCGCCAGGCACCGCCGTTCGACCACCGCCAGGTGGAGGGGTGACGCTGCACCGCTACCAGGCGAAGCGGTGCAGCCCGAGCGCTACCAGGTGAGCTGGTGAAGCCCGACCGCTACCAGGTGAGGCGGGGGCAGCGGCCGGCCGCTACGAGCTTGGGCGGGGCCGCCGGACCGTCGCCAAGTGGGGCGAGCGCCGCCCGACCCTCGCCGGATGGGGCGGGAGGGCCGGTGACCGGCGGCATCCGCGGAGGAGTCAGGGCCCTCCGTCCGACGGCCGTTCCCGAGCCGAGGGCCGACGCCGACCGCTCGACGAGCACTTCGAACCGTAGGGAGGGGCCGCCTTCCGCCCGACGGTCACATGCAGGCAGGCGTAAGGAGCGAGAGAGACACCTGCCGCTCAACGGCCCGCTACGCGCAGGCGGAGGCAGCGACGTCTCCCGGCCGCCCCACAGCCCCACGCGCGCACAGGCAGGGACGAGGGGATGGGACCCGCCGATCGCCGCTCCTCGTCTCATGAAGGGCGGGTGGTGCGGCGGTCACTCCCTAGCGCGGGAGCTGGTCGCCGTCGCATGCAGCGGGGCGGTCGTTCCGGTTGTTTGGTCGCGGCGACCGGTCGCCGCTCCCCTCGCGAGATCGCGGTCAGTCGCGCTCGGCGAAGCGGGCCTCGCGGCGCTCGATGATGCGGCGGGTGAACGGGACGACCTCCACCACGCGCATGCCCAGGTAAGCGCCGATGAAGGCGAGCACCAGCAGGACGAAGGGGCTGGTGGCCATGCCGTTCAAGGTGATGAAGGCCTGCAGCATCGTGTCGAGCAAGGGTTACTCCGGCGGCTCAGAGGGAAGGAGGAGGGGTTTCAGGCTAACCGGTCATGACCGATGCTTGACGCCAGAATTGCCAAAGGGCGGCACGATTTGCTCATGCCGCCCTTTGTGGATCATGCGCCCCGAACGGGGACGATCAGTGGAAGAAGTGGCGGGTGCCGGTGAAATAGAGGGTGATGCCGGCCTTCTGGGCGGCCTCGATCACCAGGTCGTCCCGGATGGAGCCGCCGGGCTCGACGATCGCCTTGACCCCGGCCTCCGCCAGCACCTCCAGCCCGTCCGGGAACGGGAAGAAGGCGTCGGAGGCGGCCACCGAGCCGGCCGCGCGCTCACCGGCGCGGGTGACGGCCAGCCGGCAGGAGTCGACGCGGTTGACCTGGCCCATGCCCACGCCGACCGTGGCCCCGTCGCCGGCCAGCAGGATGGCGTTGGACTTCACCGAGCGGCAGGCCCGCCAGGCGAACTCCAGGTCGGCCAGCACCTCGGGCGCCACGGCCGCGCCCGCCTTGAGCTCCCAGGTGGACGCGGCGTCGCCGAGCGCGTCCACGCGGTCCACGGTCTGCACGAGCAGCCCGCCGTCGATGCGGCGGAACTCCGTCGGCGCGGACGGGCCCTCCGGGCAGCGCAGCAGGCGCAGGTTCTTCTTCTCGCGCAGCACGTCGAGGGCCTCGGCGTCGTAGGCGGGCGCGATGACGACCTCGGTGAACACCTCGGCGATCTGGCGGGCCAGCTCGGCGGTGACCGGCCGGTTGACGGCGATCACGCCACCGTACGCCGACACCGGGTCGCAGGCGTGCGCCTTGCGGTGCGCCTCGGCCACGTCGGCCCCGATCGCGATGCCGCACGGGTTCTGGTGCTTGATGATGGCCACGCACGGGTCGGAGAAGTCCCAGGCGGCCCGCCAGGCGGCGTCGGAGTCGAGGTAGTTGTTGTAGGACATCTCCTTGCCGTGCAGCTGCTCGGCGCCCGCGAGGCCGCCGCCCGCGCCGTCGGCGTAGAGGGCGGCGCGCTGGTGCGGGTTCTCGCCGTAGCGGAGGGTGGCCTTGCGGTCGTAGGCGACGCCGGTGAACGCCGGGAACTCCTCGCCCGTCCCTTCGCCGCCCGTCTGCCCGAACCAGTTGGCGACGGCCACGTCGTACGAGGCCGTGTGCGCGTAGGCGATGCCCGCCAGCCGCCGCCGCTGCGTGAGGGAGAAACCGCCCTCGTCCAGCGCCTTCAGCACCTCGCCGTAGTAACCGGGGTCGACCACGACGGCGCAGGTGCTGTGGTTCTTGGCCGCGCCGCGGATCATGGCGGGCCCGCCGATGTCGATCTGCTCGACGCACTCCTCGTCGGAGGCGCCGGAGGCCACCGTCTGCTGGAACGGGTAGAGGTTGACCACGACGAGCTGGAACGGGTCGATCTCCAGCTCTTCGAGCTGGGCGACGTGGTGGGGCTTGGTCAGGTCGGCCAGCAGGCCGGCGTGCACGCGCGGGTGCAGCGTCTTAACCCGGCCGTCCAGGCACTCGGGGAACCCGGTCAGCTGCTCGACCTTGGTCACCGGGATCCCGAACGACGAGATCGCGGCGGCCGTGCCACCGGTCGAGACGATCTCCACTCCGGCGCCGTCGAGGGCCCTGGCCAGTTCCTCGAGCCCGGACTTGTCGTAGACGGCGATCAGCGCGCGCCGGATGGCGATGCGAGTCACGTGGTTTCCCCTTCTGATTGGTTGCCGATGCGGACGATGCGTCCGCTGACCGTCCAGCCCTCGCGGGCCATCCGGCCGACGATCTCGACGAGCAGGCGGCGCTCGACGACCTTGATGCGCTCGTGCAGGACCGCCTCGTCGTCGTCCGGGAGCACGGGCACCGCCTCCTGGGCGACGATGGGGCCGGTGTCGACGCCCTCGTCGGCCAGCATGACCGTACAGCCGGTGACCTTGACCCCGTGGGCCAGCGCGTCGCGCACGCCGTGGGCCCCGGGGAACGACGGCAGCAGCGCCGGATGCGTGTTGAGCACAGGGAACGCCTGGAGCGTGGGTGTGCCCAGAATCTTCATGAAGCCCGCCGACACCACCAGGTCGGGCTCGTACGCGGCGATCCTGGCCGCGATCGCCGCGTCCCAATCCGCCCTCGTCGCGTGATCGCCCACTTTTTCGACAAAAGTCGGCACTTGCGCCTTGGTAGCCCTGGCCAGCCCCTCGATCCCCTCCCTGTCGGCACCGACCGCTACCACGCGAGCACCGTACGCCGGGTCGGCGGAAGCGTCCAGAAGGGCCTGTAGGTTGGTTCCAGAGCCGGAGACGAGGACGACGAGCCGCCCAGCCTTAGACACACACACTCCAAAAGAGGAAACAGGGTGGGGGTGCCAGGGTATCTGTTACTGGTCCGGCGACGCAGAGGAGGTCAGGTGTCGACACCGGTGCAGGCACCGGCAGGCCAGCAGCCCGCCGAGTCGGCGGGACGCCGCGCGATCTGGTTGTCGATCGCGGCGCTCGCCATGACGTTCATGTTGCCGCTCGCCGGCCTGGTCATGGCGCTGTTCGCGCTCGTGGCGGGCATCCGGGCGCTGCCGCTGCTGAGGGGGGCGGGCAGGCCCACGGGCATGGCCGTGGGCGGCATCACCGTGTCCTCCATCGCCTTGGCGCTGTCGGCCCTGGCCACGGGCATGCAGCTCTACCTGATGGACGAGTACTCCGCCTACCAGGAGTGCATGAAGGGCGCGGGAACGGTCGCGTCGCAGGGCGAGTGCTTCACCCAGTTCAGGGACGCGGCGCAGCGCAAGCTGCCGTCCGACGTGCTGGAGCTCCTGGGAGCCATGCAGCCGTGACGTCGGGGCCCGTCAGTCGCGGTCCCAGGCGTACGGGTCGAGGTAGATGACCTTGCCGCCGCGGTCGTCGGACTCGTCCACGATGTCCTTGCGCGGCGGCCGGCCGGGGCCGGAGTGGGCCTCGGGCCCGCGCGGGCGGGCCTGGGCCAGCGTCTCGGCCTCGGCCGAGGCGTGCTCGTCCTGCCAGTCGTCCCTGATGACCGGGATCTCCTGGGTGTCGGCCTCGGTGGCGTCCAGCCAGTGGCCGGGCAGCGGGCGCGGGTCCGACTCGGCGAGGCCGACCCTGCTGGCCGCCTTGGCGATCGCCGCCCCGGCCTTGCGCACGGGGGCGGCGGCCTTGTCGAGCGGCGTGCGGGCGCGCTTGTTGAGCAGCAGCAGGTTCGTCACGCCGGCGGAGATGCCGGCCGCGACGCCGACCTCCAGCGCGACCGACAGCGCCACCTCCCACGGCGAGGGGCCCATGGTGGCGAGCCGCCCGCCGCCGATCGGGCCGCC
The Actinomadura luzonensis genome window above contains:
- a CDS encoding glycoside hydrolase family 38 C-terminal domain-containing protein; amino-acid sequence: MPSRRLLSAESTDLFVGSPETPRQVLRVTLAAQAGREARLELRGDGVRLAAEPVAVPADAAGVLEVPLEVAVPPGTAVPCLLTLSGDDGDGDGGAEPESLEVTVTAEEPGWTMHLISHFHYDPVWWNTQAAYTGPWELLSADATTRPLWEHNAFALVEAHIELALRDPDYRFVLAEVDYLKPFFDTRPERRADLRALLAEGRAELVGGTYNEPNTNLTGAETTIRNLVLGIGYQRDILGGDPRTAWQLDVFGHDPQFPGQLAAAGLTGSAWARGPFHQWGPISKNFREAKKDAALMQFPSEFEWISPSGRGVLTHYMPAHYSAGWWMDSAPTLEDACQAVYDLYRALRPVAATKHVLLPVGTDYTPPNKWVTDVHRAWAARYVWPRFVCATPRDFLDAVRAELTHLSPQTRDMNPVYTGKDVSYIDTKQAQRAAEVAALDAERLSALAAALGLGRYPHTALDKVWRQLAYGAHHDAITGSESDQVYIDLLTGWREAYDLAAAARDAALDALTGRIGLREPSVVVTNTLSFARDGLVRVSLPPGHTVADPVTGAEPPAVAEHGTLTFLARDVPSLGWRAYAVVEGSPAGWRPARSSGDTVVRNERWSVTADPARGGALTSILDRVTGRELLTGLGNELRLYHEYPTHPDMGEGPWHLIPTGEVTGSGDGAAVAVRAEESPLGSRLVVTGQVGEVAYEQVVTLLAGSDRIEFTTRVLDHTGADRLLRVRFPARVEGALPVSDVSGAVVGRGFALPDVDAAEHPWTLDNPANTWFGLSATAKVDLGEAGARALGVAEVVVPAPADAPGARDLVVALARAGVTATTSAAAGTRYGWLDVDSNLPDVRIVLGGPDTNPLAAELLAAADPVYLDALKSGASRVWVPAERPLTEVWRPSADLRDLRALPALIVAGPVEDLVADLADATIEAVCPLGAEHLDPRTVALLAYGLPGFAVDPSGALHLSLMRSCTGWPSGIWLDPPRRTAPDGSGFQLQHWTHEFSYALVAGDGDWRALHLPAQAQEHITPLLPRLLPPQPGPFPATHSLLTIAPARDVLLNTLKATGNPHAHGRTAPTAPPSGLTLRLTESTGLGTRVELDSPVLPLTSLTHADLLEHPRSPADDLTLTGFEIATYLTPAPPPDPTALDLLPELGTTVEQAQPVYSRYWLHNKGPAPLGYLPISVTLTPGLVPDPAEPFEVEVVVSSHLTADAHEGVVDVRVPDGWTAVPSQRPFRLAPCGHVRFPVTVTPPPSPATGLHFVAARTTAGGQTIEDVTTVAIGANLPELPVPGPPPATGIAVRGTTAGEARPTGLSVTLPADSLRLRPGDRTALTLRLRNSTADEIRGEAQLASPWGTWSLLPQVVQGFTVASGEAVEVSFPVEVPEDAPAGHAWALAKVMWFGRCQYTPAVRLEVTR
- the purN gene encoding phosphoribosylglycinamide formyltransferase, producing the protein MSKAGRLVVLVSGSGTNLQALLDASADPAYGARVVAVGADREGIEGLARATKAQVPTFVEKVGDHATRADWDAAIAARIAAYEPDLVVSAGFMKILGTPTLQAFPVLNTHPALLPSFPGAHGVRDALAHGVKVTGCTVMLADEGVDTGPIVAQEAVPVLPDDDEAVLHERIKVVERRLLVEIVGRMAREGWTVSGRIVRIGNQSEGETT
- the purH gene encoding bifunctional phosphoribosylaminoimidazolecarboxamide formyltransferase/IMP cyclohydrolase: MTRIAIRRALIAVYDKSGLEELARALDGAGVEIVSTGGTAAAISSFGIPVTKVEQLTGFPECLDGRVKTLHPRVHAGLLADLTKPHHVAQLEELEIDPFQLVVVNLYPFQQTVASGASDEECVEQIDIGGPAMIRGAAKNHSTCAVVVDPGYYGEVLKALDEGGFSLTQRRRLAGIAYAHTASYDVAVANWFGQTGGEGTGEEFPAFTGVAYDRKATLRYGENPHQRAALYADGAGGGLAGAEQLHGKEMSYNNYLDSDAAWRAAWDFSDPCVAIIKHQNPCGIAIGADVAEAHRKAHACDPVSAYGGVIAVNRPVTAELARQIAEVFTEVVIAPAYDAEALDVLREKKNLRLLRCPEGPSAPTEFRRIDGGLLVQTVDRVDALGDAASTWELKAGAAVAPEVLADLEFAWRACRSVKSNAILLAGDGATVGVGMGQVNRVDSCRLAVTRAGERAAGSVAASDAFFPFPDGLEVLAEAGVKAIVEPGGSIRDDLVIEAAQKAGITLYFTGTRHFFH
- a CDS encoding DUF7158 domain-containing protein codes for the protein MTSHRTTTGPHPSAAGDRTRAGAAFAPGLGPVIGWVDGRPVPYALLEQRVAGLRKGPLSAALPRPGTAEARQLARWQTQVILTEVLCETTAKALGLSPVDGPPLDRLAAVELGSINAAAYNGSPWVRALFEHLAAEATIPAEWRPRQSSRPSTATHFVRHRLFPDRTSAARATLHDLAPLGDVDLASLPTALAEAIAHHPEGALIGPVQDALGWHVAAATRSRQPRSPRTTESPPATHPSAQEKEGEAAQPMSNRPQRPHAAARPSPTDLLQAARRRTFARRLDELRAAKLDLVPGLEHPGDPRQPDNHHKH
- a CDS encoding ROK family protein; translation: MNHVLAIDIGGTKLAAALVDEEGSASRSGTRPTPRTDVMAALASLIEEVTDGGPPAQAVGIGCAGPLDLATGTVSPVNMPSWRGFPVRDEVQKLTELPTVLAGDAQCFALGEHWLGAGRGSTSLLGIVVSTGIGGGLVIDGAPLLGPTGNAGHVGHMSIDVNGERCTCGGRGCVEHYASGPNLTRWALENGWSPAAGADKADARLLAEAAAAGEPVAVAAFERGGRALAGMIASTVAAVEVTTVVVGGGVSAAGKVLFEPLARALDDIAGFAFVRAVEIKQSTLGVRASLAGAANLAWQATTA
- a CDS encoding bifunctional methylenetetrahydrofolate dehydrogenase/methenyltetrahydrofolate cyclohydrolase, producing the protein MSAVKLDGKATAAKIKADLTARVAALKERGVTPGLGTILVGDDPGSQIYVAGKHRDCAEVGIASIRVDLPATATQAEVESAIDELNASPECTGYIVQLPLPKQLDTMALLERMDPAKDADGLHPVNLGRLVHMVEAPLPCTPHGIVLLLQEYGVPIKGAEVVVVGRGITVGRSLGLLLTRRSENATVTLCHTGTHDLAAHTRRADIVVAAAGVPELIKADMVKPGAAVLDVGVSRVDGKIAGDVAPDVEEVAGFLTPNPGGVGPMTRALLLSNVVEAAEKAVLDAAR